Proteins from a single region of Phycisphaeraceae bacterium D3-23:
- a CDS encoding hydantoinase B/oxoprolinase family protein → MASYPLPDDADADQDMDAGCADPIELEVFRHLFASIAEEMGERLMRSAFSPNIKERRDFSCAMFDAGGEMLAQAAHIPVHLGSTPMSVRAVIDAFDPKSMRSGDRFILNDPYDGGTHLPDITVVEPVILPGKNDGPAFYVANRAHHADVGGVTPGSLPISRHIDDEGLRIAPRRMDSAAIDWIAHASRTPDERRGDLLAQSAALTLGTNRLRELAETYSLPTVARRGSQLQAYAQRIMARVINDLPDGVYRFEDYLEDDGQGTIDITIRCILTIEGDRATVDFAASDDQAAGPVNAVRAIAVSAVDYCFRCIAPMELPGNGGVMRNITTLTRPGSVVDALYPAPVAGGNVETSQRLVDVVFGAIAQAAPDRVPAASCGTMNNITIGGTDPRTGKPFAYYETIAGGAGAGPTGPGGDAMQTHMTNTHNTPVEALEHAYPIRIERYALRDDAPPAHGKHAGGRGIVRAYRFTSAVTVTLLTERRSRTPYGLRDGSPGTTGINTLIHSDGRREQLPGKCSLDVPPGSAIEIATPGGGGWGAA, encoded by the coding sequence ATGGCCAGCTATCCGTTACCCGATGACGCCGACGCCGATCAAGACATGGACGCTGGATGCGCCGATCCGATCGAGCTTGAGGTCTTCCGCCACCTCTTCGCCTCGATCGCGGAGGAGATGGGCGAACGCCTGATGCGCAGCGCGTTTTCGCCAAACATCAAGGAACGCCGGGACTTCTCGTGTGCGATGTTCGATGCGGGAGGCGAGATGCTGGCGCAGGCCGCACACATCCCGGTCCACCTGGGCTCGACGCCGATGTCGGTGCGCGCGGTGATCGATGCATTTGATCCAAAATCGATGCGCTCGGGCGACCGATTCATCTTGAACGACCCGTACGATGGCGGGACGCACCTGCCGGACATCACGGTCGTCGAGCCCGTGATACTCCCCGGCAAAAACGACGGCCCCGCGTTCTACGTTGCCAACCGTGCACACCACGCCGACGTTGGCGGAGTCACACCCGGGTCGCTGCCGATTAGCCGACACATCGACGATGAGGGGCTGCGCATCGCGCCGCGACGCATGGACAGCGCGGCCATCGACTGGATCGCCCACGCTTCGCGCACGCCCGACGAGCGGCGCGGCGACCTCCTCGCGCAGTCCGCAGCGCTTACGCTCGGAACGAATCGCCTGCGCGAACTGGCCGAAACATATTCGCTCCCCACTGTTGCCAGGCGGGGCAGCCAGCTGCAGGCCTACGCCCAACGCATCATGGCCCGTGTGATCAATGACCTCCCCGATGGTGTGTATCGCTTCGAGGATTATCTCGAAGACGACGGCCAAGGCACCATCGACATCACCATACGCTGCATACTCACCATTGAAGGCGATCGTGCAACGGTCGATTTCGCCGCAAGCGACGACCAGGCCGCGGGGCCGGTGAATGCGGTCCGAGCGATCGCCGTGTCGGCGGTGGACTACTGCTTCCGCTGCATCGCGCCGATGGAACTGCCGGGTAACGGCGGTGTGATGCGCAACATTACGACGCTGACCCGTCCCGGCTCGGTCGTCGATGCGCTCTACCCCGCGCCCGTCGCGGGCGGCAATGTCGAAACCTCCCAGCGGCTGGTCGATGTCGTCTTTGGTGCGATCGCACAGGCCGCGCCGGACCGCGTACCTGCCGCGTCGTGCGGCACGATGAACAACATCACGATCGGTGGCACCGACCCGCGCACCGGCAAGCCCTTCGCCTACTACGAAACGATTGCCGGCGGCGCAGGCGCAGGCCCGACAGGCCCGGGCGGCGATGCGATGCAGACCCACATGACTAACACCCACAACACGCCCGTCGAGGCACTCGAACACGCCTACCCGATACGCATTGAACGCTACGCCTTACGCGACGATGCACCGCCCGCGCATGGGAAACACGCCGGCGGGCGCGGCATCGTCCGGGCCTACCGTTTTACATCGGCCGTCACTGTGACCCTGCTCACAGAGCGGCGCAGCCGGACGCCCTACGGCTTACGCGATGGCTCACCCGGTACCACGGGCATCAACACCCTCATCCACTCCGACGGCCGACGAGAACAACTGCCCGGGAAGTGCTCGCTGGATGTCCCGCCGGGCTCCGCGATCGAGATCGCCACGCCCGGCGGCGGCGGCTGGGGTGCCGCATGA
- a CDS encoding hydantoinase/oxoprolinase family protein, with the protein MAYDTQRWRIGVDTGGTFTDLVLVDPTGTIRSTHKRISTPDDPGRAVLEGIAHLLAYQPAQDVSNEPPRIVHGSTVATNALLEGKSARAALVTTTGFEDVLAIARQNRPELYALEPRRAAPQIVRALTVGVRERILCDGSVETALTTGELDTVIARLQSLLPESIAVCLLHSYVNPEHEQRIARSIRDAIPGVHLTVSHELLPELREYERTATCVANAAVGPVMARYLGALEAALGGDRLRIMGSGGGTLPVDVVCERPIETVVSGPAGGAIGAWAMAKAAGIDRVIGFDMGGTSTDLTLIDGSPTRTTQTTIAGLPIRLPMIDIHTVGAGGGSIARLDLGSALRVGPESAGADPGPACYGRQDPDELCATVTDAHVVLGHLTDDRRLGDSLAIQRDAAMDAIAQLAEQASLTAEAMARGILRIADAAMARAVKAISVQRGHDLRGFALLAFGGAGGLHACRLAEALGMTRVLIPRHGGLLSAVGMLAAPPRYQFARSVVTTISPDEAGRYPDPLADAQVREALQVLDKMSHAALEKDGVALAERTLTRHLDLRYAGQSHELSIRCDTGGTIDSFTVEHERLYGYAMPHRPIDVVTARLEAEGPAPAIQLDVAANHASSNPSEERQVSVIDRAGEAQWACRQRETLKPGQIFSGPFIIEEYAATTVIPRGWNMEVLADGQLSVTR; encoded by the coding sequence ATGGCTTACGACACACAGCGATGGCGGATCGGTGTCGATACGGGCGGGACGTTTACCGATCTCGTGCTTGTCGATCCCACCGGCACGATCCGCTCGACTCACAAGCGCATATCGACCCCCGATGATCCGGGCCGGGCGGTCCTCGAGGGGATCGCGCACTTGCTGGCGTATCAGCCAGCGCAAGACGTGAGTAACGAGCCGCCACGCATCGTCCACGGCTCGACGGTCGCGACCAACGCGCTGCTGGAGGGCAAGAGCGCGCGGGCGGCGCTGGTCACGACCACGGGCTTTGAGGATGTCCTGGCGATCGCGCGGCAGAATCGCCCGGAGCTTTATGCGCTTGAGCCCCGGCGAGCAGCGCCCCAGATAGTACGAGCGCTGACGGTCGGCGTTCGTGAGCGTATCCTGTGCGATGGCTCGGTAGAAACAGCGCTAACAACCGGCGAACTCGATACGGTGATAGCTCGACTCCAATCGCTCTTGCCGGAGTCGATTGCCGTCTGCCTGCTGCACAGCTACGTGAACCCTGAGCATGAACAACGTATTGCGCGCTCGATACGCGACGCGATACCGGGCGTGCATCTGACGGTGTCGCACGAGCTGCTGCCGGAGCTTCGCGAGTACGAGCGCACGGCGACTTGTGTCGCCAACGCGGCCGTCGGGCCGGTGATGGCGCGGTACCTCGGCGCGTTAGAGGCGGCGCTCGGCGGCGATCGGCTGCGGATTATGGGCAGCGGGGGCGGCACGCTCCCGGTAGATGTCGTGTGCGAACGCCCGATTGAGACGGTGGTCTCGGGACCCGCCGGGGGTGCGATCGGCGCGTGGGCGATGGCGAAGGCGGCGGGTATCGATCGTGTGATCGGATTCGATATGGGCGGGACGAGCACGGACCTGACGCTGATTGACGGGTCGCCGACGCGCACCACGCAGACAACGATCGCCGGGCTGCCGATCCGCCTGCCGATGATCGATATCCACACCGTGGGTGCGGGTGGGGGCTCGATCGCCCGGCTCGATTTGGGCTCCGCGCTGCGCGTCGGGCCCGAGTCTGCCGGCGCAGACCCCGGCCCGGCATGTTACGGCCGGCAAGACCCGGACGAGCTGTGTGCCACCGTGACGGATGCGCATGTCGTGCTTGGCCACCTGACAGATGATCGACGACTGGGCGACTCGCTCGCGATTCAGCGTGATGCAGCCATGGACGCAATAGCGCAACTCGCCGAGCAGGCCTCATTAACTGCCGAAGCAATGGCGCGGGGGATCCTCCGGATCGCCGATGCGGCGATGGCCAGGGCGGTGAAGGCCATCAGCGTCCAGCGCGGCCACGACCTGCGCGGCTTCGCGCTACTCGCCTTCGGCGGAGCAGGCGGGCTGCACGCCTGCCGGCTCGCTGAGGCGCTGGGCATGACGCGCGTCCTGATCCCACGCCACGGCGGTCTGCTCAGCGCGGTCGGCATGCTCGCCGCACCGCCGCGTTACCAATTCGCGCGCAGCGTGGTCACGACGATCTCGCCCGATGAAGCGGGGCGTTACCCCGATCCGCTCGCCGACGCGCAGGTGCGCGAAGCGCTTCAGGTGTTGGATAAGATGAGTCACGCAGCGTTAGAGAAGGACGGTGTTGCCTTGGCTGAACGCACGCTCACACGACATCTCGACCTGCGCTACGCCGGGCAGTCGCATGAGCTGTCGATACGCTGCGATACAGGCGGTACCATCGATTCCTTTACCGTCGAACACGAGCGGCTGTACGGCTACGCGATGCCTCACCGCCCGATCGATGTCGTAACGGCAAGGCTTGAAGCAGAGGGCCCGGCACCTGCGATCCAATTGGATGTTGCAGCAAACCATGCGTCATCAAACCCAAGCGAAGAACGGCAAGTTTCGGTGATCGATCGCGCGGGTGAAGCACAGTGGGCCTGTCGTCAGCGCGAAACCCTCAAGCCGGGCCAGATATTTTCCGGCCCGTTCATCATCGAAGAGTACGCAGCCACGACCGTGATTCCGCGTGGCTGGAACATGGAGGTGCTCGCCGATGGCCAGCTATCCGTTACCCGATGA